The Magnolia sinica isolate HGM2019 chromosome 11, MsV1, whole genome shotgun sequence DNA window TTCTCACGGGCAGTTTTGCACCCTAGAGTCGTCATCCACAACCGCCAATTATACTGTTTACAATTCCCCATCTACCCTCAGTTTCTCCCCGAACGGGAGCCCCATATCGAATCACGATTCTGGGTCCTACCCGTCAGACCCACATCACTCCCCGGACAATGCTTACGGGTCCCCGATAAGTGGGTCATGCATAACCGAAGATGTAGATGATCTTAGGCACAAACTGAGGGAGTTGGAGACTGCAATGCTGGGGCCGGACTCCGATAACGTTGACAGCTTCGATAGCTCCTTCCAGGGCCACCTCTCATCAGAACCTGAGAAGTGGAGACGGGTTATGGAGATCCCTCGCGGAGACTTGAAGCAGGCCCTGATCGCCTGCGCTCAGGCCGTTGCTGACAATGACCTGCTGACGGCCCAGTGGCTGATTGTTGAGTTGAGGCAGATGGTTTCCGTCTCAGGTGAGCCAATTCAGAGGCTGGCTGCTTACATGCTGGAAGGGCTTGTCGCGAGGCTGGCCTCGTCAGGGAGCTCAATCTACAAAGCGCTCCGATGCAAGGAGCCCGAGAGCGCCGAGCTTCTCTCCTACATGCACATCCTCTATGAAGCTTGCCCGTATTTCAAGTTTGGCTACATGTCCGCAAATGGCGCAATTGCCGAGGCCGTCAAGGACGAAGACTGTGTCCACATCATCGACTTCCAGATTGCACAGGGCAGCCAGTGGATCACCCTCATCCAGGCCCTCGCAGCCCGGCCGGGTGGACCGCCCCATATACGGATAACAGGCATCGACGATTCAATGTCTGCCTATGCACGGGGTGGCGGGCTCCAGATTGTGGGCAACCGGTTGTCTAGGCTAGCCCAGTCATGCAACGTGCCATTTGAGTTCCATGGTTTGGATATGTCAGGATGCGAGATTGAAGCGGACCATCTCTGCGTGCAGCCCGGGGAGGCATTGGCTGTGAACTTTGCATTCCAGCTGCATCACATGCCAGACGAGAGTGTGAgcacacggaatcaccgggaccGGCTTCTACGGTTGGTCAAAAGCCTGTCGCCAAAGGTAGTCACCCTGGTCGAGCAGGAATCGAACACCAACACTGCCCCATTCTTCCCCCGCTTCATGGAGACCTTGAACTACTACACTGCCATCTTCGAGTCCATCGACGTGACACTCCCTAGGGAGAACAAGGAGCGGATCAGTGTCGAGCAGCATTGCTTAGCCCGTGACATTGTCAACATCATTGCATGTGAGGGGGCCGAGCGAGTCGAACGCCATGAGGTCCTCGGGAAGTGGCGGGCCCGCTTCACGATGGCCGGGTTCAGTCCCTACCCATTGAGTTCGTGGGTCAATGCCACCATCAAGACACTGCTGGAGAAGTACTGCGAGAACTACAGGCTTGAGGAGAGGGATGGCGTCCTCTATCTCGGGTGGATGAATAGAGCTCTGGTCGTGTCTTGCGCATGGAGGTGATCATCGGATGACATAACGTGTGGCCCGCCTGACATCCCGAGGTAAATCTGtaattttctttctgtttttttttttttcccctttagtTGTTTTAGTCTATAAGCATCAGCGAAACTTAGACAGCAAGTGTGGTAGTATTATGTAAATCGGCGTTTGGCTCTTTTCTGAATCCGAAATGTGATTTGTATCAGAGAAATCTTTTTGAAATGAGACATGAAAGAGCTGAGGATTGGGGTTGAAAATTAAGTGTTTGTTTTGTACCTCATCTCCCGCCTTATCTGATGGCGCGTTTGGATGTTGCTAAATTGCATTTTGGCGGAATCGTCATTGGCCTAAACAGttatttttctctcttcctttgtcataCACACTTGCCATTTTGGCTGGTTTGATGGATTAATCATTTTGAGCAATGCAGCTTGCTTTCCGCACCGTGCCACCATTTGAAGCTGAACTGTGTGGTGCAGTTCAAACATAGCAGAATCACGATTTGCGCTCTTCCCAAACGGTACATTTATTTAGCAATGGTAAGGGGCGGAAATCTGAAATCAGGTATGCCCACATTGTTTGATATGTTGTCCAATATTGGCTTGAAAATCAAAATAAGTCGCCGCACCCAAAACAGAACCGGGGCCTGAATAAACACTGCATAGGCTTGGGGCAAAGGATCATATGGTTGCCAGGTGGGGTTAGCCTGGTCCGGCCTATTTAATCGACGGTCTGATCAGACGAACTTGAGCCGGACCCATTCGGAAACAGGCTAAGACTTCAAACCCGAGGCCGACACACAATCCGACCCTGACCCATCTACTAATTTTAGCCTGCGGTCGATGCCAGAACGACATCGGCTTTCGTCGGGCCCATTTACGTAACGGGTCTCTTTGTTTCGGCCCAAACCTGATCAATGATCAGTTATCTATTGAGGAAGGTGGAGCCAGTTGGCCCATGGGTCAATGATCCATTgagaagagaaatacagcaacgGTCCATATCCAACCGAACAATGTACTAAGATCAGTGCCTAGGATCTTTGGTGACGTGGATTATCTATAGCCCTccatggtgtgacccacaaaGAAACGGATCCATGTGAAATAGCACCTGTGGCATTCCTCCAACTACATGCATATTCTGAGGACTGTTGTGTGTGAtcgcccatgaggcccaccacaccTAGACTATCCATGGATGGGCCCGCATGATCAGATGATCTGAAACGTACATCTAGGGGAACCTGTTGTGGATGGGCCACCATAAAataatcacactgattggacggCAATCTTCAGTTGTCAGACAGATGAACAGTCTTTGAATGCCTTTGGGCCTTCTAACTACTTGTGTGGGCTCTATTGATAAAATGCCAGACCGTAGGATCTGGTGGGCCCCTTCTCTATATTAATGCTATTTTCAGCCGCTCATCTACGCATGCAACAAATAAATCTCGACGGTGTACTTCTCGATGCTGCCACAGATTGATTGTCCTAAAAAGGAGAGTTTTGCAGCTTGGGCCATTTTGATTCAGACACAACCGTTCATCTGGTTACCACACCATGGGCCCACTTGCCACAAATGAAAACCGTATCTACACCGCACATCATTTAATTCCTCTAGATGGAAGCCCAATTAAGCCACGACTATCAGTTTTGAGCCTTCAAGCCTGGGGTGGGGCTAACATGGTTGGTCGGGCTGGGTCTAGGTCCACCCCTGCCCGACCCCAACCCAATTAATGAGGGTATAAGAATCAGGTTCGGTCCAGTCCATTTACTAATTGATTTTTGATGACACCGATATGTGGGCTTGGGTCGAGTTATAATACAAAACGACGCAAAATCTACACAGACGGTTGGCCTGATTAGTAATCGAGCTTGAAATGAAGCCTATAAACAACCCACATGCCTTTTTTACAAGGCTGAGCTTGACCCATATTTGGCCATGACTCGGAACCCAACGGACCCTCTGGGCCGTCACCACCCATAATCAAGCTTGGACTCGCAGGCAGGAACCTGATAGTTGGATTGATTAGTAATCGAGCTTCAAATGAGGCCTATAAACAACCCACATGCCTTATTTTACAAGGCTGAGCTTGACCCATATTCGGCCATGACACAAAATCCGATGGACCCTCTAGGCCGTCGCCACCCCTAATCAGGCTTGGACCCACAGGCAGGAACCTGATAGTTGGCCTGATTAGTAATTGAGTTTCAAATGAGGCCTATAAACAGCCCACATGCCCTCTTTTAGAAGGCTGAGCTTGACCCATATTCGGCCATGACCCAAAACCCGACGGACCCTCTGGGCCGTCGCCACCCCTAGTCAAAACTCAATTACTTCCAAAACCTAGTTGAGTCAACTCGATGAGATTTCCAGCTGATTCTTTTAGAAACTCATTAGTAAGAATTGACTCAGGCATGATTCGGTGCAACTCAAGTCAACTGGATCAATCAACCCACTTCCGAGTCATGACCAGTTATGAAATAGCAACGGCCAACACACCCAACTACTTCTAACTACTGGGAAATGTATCAAGTATTCTAGATTTAGTTTATTCATCTATTTATTATATACCGAGTCAAGTCAAGAGAAGACTCAGTTGAGGCTTTGAGTCACCCCAACCAGGTGGGACACTGAGTCGAGTCAAGATTTTGGGTTTTTGATTTATGATCTTGACCATATATCTAGTTCGTTCCATGGATGGTCCATGGTTGAGATCCCATTCAATACAATATCCTAGCAAGCTGATAGCAACCTTTGGATAGTAAAAAATGGCAATGGTTTGATGGTCAGCCTTCAGTGGGAAAAAAACAGttcaggatcatctgatcagcgaGTATGAAACATGTGAatgaggcccactagatggaccgTCTTGGTCCAGGAACCGATCTGCAACATGATGTATGGGgcccatggaccacaccatatttGGAAAGTGACAAAGGGCTGGCATTTTCGAATAGGTGTgatttatatctacttcatttttgggactatgccttaaaataagctggaaaaatagatggacgacatggatatagaatGCGTACATTGAAGTGGACACTATGGTTAGGGTCGCACCCtgtaacgtcctgtccaaccaaaacagtgtcctgaggcgtccacataagatttgtCGCAGGATCGTTCGTTAAACTACTCGTTGTGGAGTAGCACAAgtaaattaacctaggattagcctattagagtagaccagtctggTTATAATTGGACCAAGAGCGGGCCGTCACGCCAGATAGCCTGTTTACACTCAGAAATAGCCCGTGCGGGCCATACAACGATCAAGGAATGtcagaaaatctaaaaatttagagaaccgtagatctcactgggcttgtggtccatcacagaccacggactcagtggacacccagaaattaATTATCAGCACCGTTCCAATAGCACTTGCCAAATGTAACCCACTCAAGGCCAGAAAtgaaatctggcacttgtaaataaaactgagatttcaggctttccagccgtcagatctcttctacatttacggggagggtctaatgtatttttctacgcccgtccataaactttgggacccgatcgtggaacggtgaccgttgatcgcaaatcagacccgtgcgatcaaaccccatatcaaatcattctcaaattttgcatggcccttcatcgggccatggagcacctatcctataagtttcatggccagagggtcATCAGAACCGCCCCAACAACCAGAATGGACCTCGTAGGGCCATCTAGATCAGAGCCATGGGacaaaaccccgcatccgtttgtcCCCAATTTTGCATGGcctttcatcgggccatgagacacctacacaccaaatttggtcgCCAATGGGGTGTTGGGGCCACCCCAAACCCAATAGGGAGTCCTAGAGGGCTATTGTgggcatttgaggaaacttaaggccaaagggcccaagtctagggaataaagccCTAGCTCCTtatctcataactcccaccattACTACCACCACCAAGGGAGTAaagagagagcaaagagagaaggagagagtgaagaagagtgtgggtggaccttagatcgaggtggggcccaagaaactcaatcttgcaactccatacctcttctccaagaaaaccctACGCCTCAACCGCAAGAATCGCTTccattgatcgtctaggtaaattcctcatccctttttcttgaaaccttgtgttgagaagggattggcttggaattctaacataCAAGTGCTTGCTTTAgagattccggccgatcgaccccaaaaatccacgctcctaggtcgttttccaagtcttcaacgatccataggtgcagactattatccttaggtggcctagcaccaattttagtatgattttaatgattttgattgcttggatgatgtatttggaggatCTAGAGAGAACCTAGGAAAGACCTTACCTTGATTCTTTCAATCGACATAGAAtagttatggaatgttgttgtcTCTCACATGAATAGTATAAATTTGATGTTGCATGTGCATGTCTTGTTGATTTGTGTATGATGTTACCTTATAGCATGTATGATTTATTAACCCATGTGcatttgtttcctatgatatgtatatatgtgaAATGCTTAGCTTCCCCACTAATCCACCCAACACACATGCACTTGATGTCACAACAATGTTAGCTTTGCTTAGTAGAAAATTTGAGTTCTATGTTGAGTAATATGAATGTATGATATTGCAtatgctagatgataaccctGAATGTTGGCATGTTACGGATTACCATCAGGAcacttgggttggtcaggaatatgaggcgagtgaaggtggtcccgttggtaggactatcctgaggctaaacccatggatttgggcaggtgcgtgtgggcgacagtagttagac harbors:
- the LOC131219526 gene encoding scarecrow-like protein 21, with translation MTSQLRPENSPAGKDRRYFEDHPHHSFQSGMPVSGVNQLGGYSSMQAPKKLGSSDGTHRLYYQQNMQPSQDVDSYCIPQNFQPPEHLSSDDGCQGGSFPARASHGQFCTLESSSTTANYTVYNSPSTLSFSPNGSPISNHDSGSYPSDPHHSPDNAYGSPISGSCITEDVDDLRHKLRELETAMLGPDSDNVDSFDSSFQGHLSSEPEKWRRVMEIPRGDLKQALIACAQAVADNDLLTAQWLIVELRQMVSVSGEPIQRLAAYMLEGLVARLASSGSSIYKALRCKEPESAELLSYMHILYEACPYFKFGYMSANGAIAEAVKDEDCVHIIDFQIAQGSQWITLIQALAARPGGPPHIRITGIDDSMSAYARGGGLQIVGNRLSRLAQSCNVPFEFHGLDMSGCEIEADHLCVQPGEALAVNFAFQLHHMPDESVSTRNHRDRLLRLVKSLSPKVVTLVEQESNTNTAPFFPRFMETLNYYTAIFESIDVTLPRENKERISVEQHCLARDIVNIIACEGAERVERHEVLGKWRARFTMAGFSPYPLSSWVNATIKTLLEKYCENYRLEERDGVLYLGWMNRALVVSCAWR